A single Tamandua tetradactyla isolate mTamTet1 chromosome X, mTamTet1.pri, whole genome shotgun sequence DNA region contains:
- the RAP2C gene encoding ras-related protein Rap-2c isoform X1 has protein sequence MREYKVVVLGSGGVGKSALTVQFVTGTFIEKYDPTIEDFYRKEIEVDSSPSVLEILDTAGTEQFASMRDLYIKNGQGFILVYSLVNQQSFQDIKPMRDQIVRVKRYEKVPLILVGNKVDLEPEREVMSSEGRALAQEWGCPFMETSAKSKSMVDELFAEIVRQMNYSSLPEKQDQCCTTCVVQ, from the exons ATGAGGGAATACAAGGTAGTGGTGTTAGGGAGCGGAGGGGTTGGCAAATCTGCGCTTACTGTGCAGTTTGTCACTGGGACTTTCATTgagaaatatgaccccaccattgAAGATTTCTACCGCAAGGAGATCGAAGTGGACTCTTCCCCCTCCGTGCTGGAAATTCTGGACACCGCAGGAACTGAGCAGTTTGCCTCCATGAGAGATCTTTACATCAAAAACGGCCAAGGTTTCATCCTCGTCTATAGTCTGGTTAACCAACAATCTTTTCAG GATATCAAGCCAATGAGAGATCAGATTGTCAGAGTGAAGAGATATGAAAAAGTCCCACTAATCTTAGTAGGAAATAAAGTGGATCTGGAACCAGAAAGAGAGGTTATGTCTTCAGAAGGCAGAGCTCTGGCTCAAGAATGGGGCTGTCCTTTCATGGAAACATCGGcaaaaagcaaatcaatggtGGATGAACTTTTTGCCGAGATCGTCAGGCAAATGAACTATTCATCCCTGCCCGAGAAGCAAGATCAGTGTTGTACAACTTGCGTTGTCCAGTAA
- the RAP2C gene encoding ras-related protein Rap-2c isoform X2 — translation MRDLYIKNGQGFILVYSLVNQQSFQDIKPMRDQIVRVKRYEKVPLILVGNKVDLEPEREVMSSEGRALAQEWGCPFMETSAKSKSMVDELFAEIVRQMNYSSLPEKQDQCCTTCVVQ, via the exons ATGAGAGATCTTTACATCAAAAACGGCCAAGGTTTCATCCTCGTCTATAGTCTGGTTAACCAACAATCTTTTCAG GATATCAAGCCAATGAGAGATCAGATTGTCAGAGTGAAGAGATATGAAAAAGTCCCACTAATCTTAGTAGGAAATAAAGTGGATCTGGAACCAGAAAGAGAGGTTATGTCTTCAGAAGGCAGAGCTCTGGCTCAAGAATGGGGCTGTCCTTTCATGGAAACATCGGcaaaaagcaaatcaatggtGGATGAACTTTTTGCCGAGATCGTCAGGCAAATGAACTATTCATCCCTGCCCGAGAAGCAAGATCAGTGTTGTACAACTTGCGTTGTCCAGTAA